A genomic segment from Ignavibacteriales bacterium encodes:
- a CDS encoding PilT/PilU family type 4a pilus ATPase, which translates to MTPQMPSPSPNESPTAPLSSELPPVVVDAKKILKEMASQLPKSITGLERQMMISDVMTRTDETTKMKLLAMINHFLSRMFTLRASDIDMGGYGSQGYIWYRVYGSKKADSSLGKYSPDEINILIQSVIGERQRSFLFENRNLDFSHMLYGEGLDFRRFRADAYFDLDQLALNMRAINNVVRAYKELELHVNVTKVLSLAHTKEGLCLVTGITGSGKSSTLDSIIDANNHSIEGHIVIIASPIEYVHKSDKCIIRHREVGRDVLSFKEGAVQALRQDPDIIMIGELRDPETILTALEITDSGHKVFSTLHTAAAVESIDRIIGETPPIEQERVRNRLADLLRCVISQKLVPSLDGKRVLAKEIMLGTPSVRAAIKNNNTSEIYQMISEGTELGMISMEQDLKRLYLQKKISLENAMNYANNKRRLQQLLQLQPTE; encoded by the coding sequence ATGACACCTCAAATGCCGTCGCCTTCTCCAAATGAATCACCCACCGCGCCTTTGTCGTCGGAATTACCACCAGTTGTTGTTGATGCAAAAAAAATTTTAAAAGAAATGGCATCTCAGCTTCCCAAGTCCATAACTGGACTTGAGCGGCAAATGATGATTAGTGATGTCATGACACGTACGGATGAGACAACCAAAATGAAGCTTTTGGCTATGATCAATCATTTTCTCAGCCGTATGTTTACGCTGCGTGCATCTGATATTGACATGGGAGGGTATGGTTCACAAGGTTATATCTGGTATCGTGTCTATGGTTCCAAAAAAGCAGATTCATCGCTTGGAAAATACTCGCCGGATGAAATTAACATTCTTATTCAGAGCGTTATTGGAGAGCGTCAAAGGTCGTTTCTCTTTGAGAATAGAAATCTAGACTTCTCTCATATGTTGTATGGAGAGGGTCTTGATTTCAGAAGATTTCGTGCAGACGCATATTTTGATTTAGATCAGCTTGCATTAAATATGCGTGCGATCAACAATGTTGTCCGCGCCTACAAAGAACTAGAATTGCATGTTAATGTTACGAAGGTTCTAAGTTTAGCCCATACCAAGGAAGGACTTTGTCTTGTCACTGGAATTACCGGTTCTGGAAAAAGTTCTACGTTAGATTCCATCATTGATGCAAATAATCATAGTATAGAAGGGCATATCGTTATCATCGCTTCACCAATTGAGTATGTCCATAAATCAGATAAGTGCATCATCAGACATAGAGAAGTAGGAAGAGATGTTCTTTCATTCAAAGAGGGCGCGGTGCAGGCACTGCGCCAAGACCCAGATATTATTATGATTGGCGAATTACGGGATCCTGAGACAATTTTGACGGCACTGGAAATTACAGATTCAGGTCACAAGGTCTTTTCTACATTACATACAGCAGCAGCAGTCGAGAGCATTGACAGAATAATCGGTGAGACACCACCGATTGAACAGGAGCGTGTGCGCAATCGTTTGGCAGATTTACTCCGATGTGTTATTTCACAAAAACTTGTACCAAGCTTAGATGGCAAACGCGTCCTTGCAAAGGAAATTATGCTTGGGACTCCTTCAGTTCGCGCTGCCATCAAGAACAATAATACAAGCGAGATTTATCAAATGATCTCAGAAGGTACAGAGCTTGGAATGATAAGCATGGAACAGGATCTTAAACGCCTGTACCTGCAGAAGAAAATTTCCTTGGAAAACGCTATGAACTACGCTAACAACAAACGACGTCTTCAACAGCTTTTACAGTTACAGCCAACGGAATGA
- a CDS encoding pyridoxal-phosphate dependent enzyme has protein sequence MSKIIQHINYEVVKKTAARCKKHGITIPTFAQMRNPETIPAAIKSKLPDIGLWDVNPLNLYRITWKNDIKTGLYGGVNYFEIPKAITGVNARIVGIIGKYFPTGAHKVGAAFGCLVPRLVSGEFDPEKHKAVWPSTGNYCRGGAFDCRLLDCTSIAILPEGMSKERFKWLKEIGAEVIATPGTESNVKEIYDKCWELKKDPLNVIFNQFEEFGNPIWHYNVTGPALEEAFRALGIMNGNPVAYISATGSAGTIGAGDYLKKLHPHLKIVASEALQCPTLLMNGFGEHRIEGIGDKHVPWVHNVRNTDVVSAVDDEDCMRVLRLFNEEEGRKYLKSQGVSDMQLENLKLMGISSISNMLSAIKTAKYFECSSSDVLLTVFTDSADMYISRVDELHHERGAYSQIEAAKDHAGPLMHQSVDYYKELTYYERKAIHNLKYFTWVEQQGKSSDELRQQWEPEYWQGLFEDEVGYFDKLITNFNNM, from the coding sequence ATGTCGAAAATCATTCAGCACATCAATTATGAAGTTGTAAAGAAAACTGCGGCACGATGCAAGAAGCACGGGATCACCATTCCAACATTTGCGCAGATGAGGAATCCGGAGACGATCCCTGCTGCTATCAAATCGAAACTTCCAGATATTGGATTATGGGATGTCAATCCTTTGAATCTTTATCGCATTACATGGAAAAATGATATCAAGACCGGGTTGTATGGTGGTGTGAATTATTTTGAGATTCCGAAAGCTATCACTGGTGTCAATGCCCGTATTGTCGGCATCATTGGGAAATATTTTCCTACGGGTGCACACAAAGTTGGTGCGGCATTTGGATGTTTGGTGCCGCGATTGGTGAGCGGAGAGTTCGATCCTGAAAAACATAAAGCTGTGTGGCCATCCACAGGCAATTATTGCCGCGGCGGCGCATTCGATTGCCGTCTGTTAGATTGCACATCCATTGCAATTCTTCCTGAAGGAATGTCGAAGGAGCGTTTCAAGTGGTTGAAAGAAATTGGAGCAGAAGTTATAGCAACACCGGGAACAGAATCCAACGTGAAAGAAATTTACGACAAATGCTGGGAACTGAAAAAGGATCCGCTTAACGTCATCTTCAATCAATTTGAAGAATTTGGCAATCCGATTTGGCATTACAATGTAACAGGACCAGCGTTGGAAGAAGCATTCCGCGCGCTTGGCATAATGAATGGAAATCCGGTTGCATATATTTCTGCAACGGGTTCAGCAGGAACGATTGGAGCTGGTGATTATTTGAAGAAACTCCATCCACATCTGAAAATAGTCGCAAGTGAAGCGTTGCAATGTCCTACATTACTGATGAATGGTTTCGGTGAACATCGTATCGAAGGGATTGGTGATAAGCATGTACCGTGGGTCCATAATGTCCGGAACACAGATGTCGTTTCGGCGGTGGATGATGAAGATTGCATGCGTGTGCTCCGATTGTTCAACGAAGAAGAAGGCAGGAAGTATCTTAAGTCACAAGGTGTCTCTGATATGCAACTTGAGAATTTAAAACTCATGGGCATCTCCAGTATCTCCAATATGCTTTCAGCAATCAAGACTGCAAAATACTTTGAATGTAGTTCTTCGGATGTGTTGCTGACTGTATTTACAGATTCAGCCGATATGTACATATCGCGTGTGGATGAACTGCATCATGAACGCGGCGCGTATTCACAGATCGAAGCGGCAAAGGATCACGCTGGACCATTGATGCATCAGAGCGTCGATTATTATAAAGAGCTGACATATTATGAACGCAAAGCGATTCATAATTTAAAGTATTTCACCTGGGTTGAACAGCAGGGGAAATCGTCCGATGAACTCCGACAGCAATGGGAGCCGGAATATTGGCAAGGTCTGTTTGAAGATGAAGTCGGATATTTCGACAAGTTGATCACAAATTTTAATAATATGTAA
- a CDS encoding YgeY family selenium metabolism-linked hydrolase codes for MFKEILKIAQKNERQVAQFLRELIAIKSLSSQEELVIYRIKQEMEKCEFDEVTIDPMGNILGRIGHGKHIIALDAHVDTVDVGNPANWTVDPFKGDEKDGIIYGRGACDMKGALASIVYGGKIIKELGLEDDYTLYIVGSVQEEDCDGLCWQYIINEDSLRPEVVVIAEPTNLALYRGHRGRMEIEVRTKGISCHGSAPERGVNAVYRMAPIIEDIEKLNERLGGEPFLGKGTVTIAEIRSTSPSLCAVADSSTIHLDRRLAATDTMESAVSEIQELPSVKKAEAEVVVLDYAVPSWRGLTYPTKKYYPTWLLPENHPLLAYGVKSYEGLFDEKPKISRWVFSTNGVAVMGLHGIPCIGFGPGNEIYAHMATEHIPVEHLVKASAWYAAFPLAFISSPKLQ; via the coding sequence ATGTTCAAAGAAATCTTGAAAATCGCTCAAAAAAATGAGCGTCAGGTAGCGCAGTTTCTGCGAGAATTGATAGCGATAAAATCGTTGAGTTCACAGGAAGAACTTGTGATCTATCGCATAAAACAGGAAATGGAAAAATGCGAATTTGATGAAGTTACAATTGACCCGATGGGCAATATCCTTGGCCGCATCGGACACGGAAAACATATCATTGCATTAGATGCGCATGTAGATACCGTAGATGTCGGTAATCCAGCAAACTGGACAGTCGATCCGTTCAAAGGGGATGAGAAGGATGGCATCATTTATGGTCGTGGTGCATGCGATATGAAAGGTGCACTTGCTTCGATTGTGTATGGCGGAAAGATTATTAAGGAACTTGGATTGGAAGATGACTACACACTCTATATAGTTGGCAGTGTACAGGAAGAGGACTGTGATGGGCTCTGTTGGCAGTACATCATCAATGAAGATTCATTGAGACCTGAAGTCGTCGTCATTGCTGAGCCGACGAACCTTGCTCTCTATCGCGGCCATCGCGGCCGTATGGAAATTGAAGTGCGAACGAAGGGAATCTCATGCCACGGTTCTGCACCGGAACGCGGTGTGAATGCGGTGTACAGAATGGCGCCGATTATTGAAGACATTGAAAAGTTGAATGAACGATTAGGCGGCGAGCCCTTCCTTGGCAAGGGAACTGTCACAATTGCGGAAATCCGCTCTACATCACCCTCGCTTTGTGCTGTGGCAGATTCATCAACAATTCATTTAGATAGGCGGCTTGCTGCAACCGATACAATGGAGTCAGCGGTGAGCGAGATTCAAGAATTGCCAAGCGTGAAGAAAGCAGAAGCCGAAGTTGTCGTGCTAGATTATGCAGTTCCAAGCTGGCGCGGATTAACATATCCAACGAAAAAGTATTATCCGACATGGCTGTTGCCGGAGAACCATCCGCTTTTGGCGTACGGTGTTAAATCGTATGAGGGTTTGTTTGATGAGAAGCCGAAAATCAGCCGTTGGGTATTCAGTACGAATGGTGTGGCAGTGATGGGTCTGCACGGAATTCCGTGCATTGGCTTTGGCCCCGGCAATGAAATTTATGCACATATGGCAACCGAACACATTCCAGTGGAGCATCTCGTCAAAGCATCTGCATGGTATGCAGCGTTCCCGTTGGCATTTATAAGTTCTCCTAAACTTCAATAG
- a CDS encoding GspE/PulE family protein, with protein sequence MPEIDITDKIGYTLLKKGIIDFETLEKSLRMKDSDDNKKNRKNLGQILVTEFGADHDAVFREVANLYAFREVFLNDEKVDDARVAFVKKYIEQLSDQQREMMIQSKMLPFKFDERQPDKLIIIAADPTDRNLPIVARSFNVKKYEICYVRLKDLQSFMDKVAPAQNEFLKLLDDNKITVDESGGGEDEALDEQALEAEISKSALVNLFEGCLVEAVRKDVSDIHIVAAEGNRTNFLFRLDGNLKVWHIQENTLPEAVLAVVKDRTKNVDRFEREMTQDGFIQRVIDGHQMRFRVSIMPIVTTEFKHKFESIVIRVLDDRKVITDLEKLGLQGPARGFFYKAINKPQGIIILTGPTGSGKSTTLIAALYQVIDPTVNVLTIEEPVEYIIKGARQLKIGPKMGFEEAIRGILRHDPDIVLVGEMRDKITAETAVKMANTGHLVFSTLHTNDAPSAIARLYKMGIEPFLLAYAINVIVAQRLIRTLCKFCKQPMDNNEKSDLLKFGFTEEDIATYKFYKAVGCDKCSGGYKGRAAIHEALYFTKAIKDIILNAGEKVDENAVREQASKDGMWTLRRSGMERMKEGTTTLEEIVATTTEED encoded by the coding sequence ATGCCTGAAATAGATATAACTGATAAAATCGGATATACACTTCTTAAAAAAGGTATAATCGATTTTGAGACGCTTGAGAAGTCGCTTAGGATGAAGGATTCCGACGATAACAAGAAAAACCGAAAGAACCTGGGACAGATTCTTGTTACGGAATTCGGCGCTGACCATGATGCAGTCTTTCGTGAAGTAGCAAATCTCTATGCGTTTCGCGAAGTATTCCTGAATGATGAAAAAGTTGATGACGCACGGGTTGCGTTCGTGAAGAAGTACATTGAACAACTTTCAGATCAGCAGCGGGAAATGATGATCCAATCAAAGATGCTGCCGTTTAAGTTTGACGAACGCCAACCGGATAAGCTTATTATTATCGCAGCAGATCCAACGGATCGCAATCTTCCAATCGTGGCTCGCAGTTTCAATGTGAAAAAATATGAAATCTGTTACGTGCGCTTGAAAGACTTGCAGTCGTTTATGGATAAAGTGGCACCGGCGCAAAACGAATTCCTCAAACTCCTCGACGACAATAAAATTACTGTTGATGAATCCGGCGGTGGAGAAGATGAGGCACTTGATGAACAAGCTCTTGAAGCAGAAATCAGCAAGAGCGCATTGGTGAATCTGTTTGAAGGGTGTTTGGTTGAAGCAGTGAGAAAAGATGTAAGTGACATACACATCGTCGCAGCAGAGGGCAATCGAACTAACTTTTTATTTCGTTTGGATGGCAATCTGAAAGTATGGCATATCCAGGAAAATACGTTACCGGAGGCGGTGCTTGCTGTTGTCAAAGATCGTACAAAAAATGTAGATAGATTCGAGCGTGAAATGACACAAGACGGATTCATCCAGCGTGTCATTGACGGACATCAAATGCGTTTCCGTGTCTCAATCATGCCGATTGTGACAACGGAATTTAAACACAAATTTGAAAGTATCGTCATCCGTGTATTGGATGATCGTAAAGTCATCACCGATCTGGAAAAACTCGGTTTGCAGGGACCAGCACGAGGATTCTTCTATAAGGCCATTAACAAGCCTCAAGGTATTATTATTCTTACTGGCCCGACAGGTTCTGGTAAGTCAACAACGTTGATTGCTGCTTTATATCAAGTCATCGACCCTACGGTGAACGTCCTGACGATTGAAGAGCCGGTTGAATACATTATCAAAGGTGCGCGTCAACTAAAAATTGGACCTAAGATGGGATTCGAAGAGGCTATTCGTGGTATCCTGCGTCACGATCCAGACATTGTGCTTGTTGGTGAAATGCGTGATAAAATAACAGCAGAAACCGCCGTGAAGATGGCAAATACAGGCCACTTGGTATTCTCTACATTACATACGAATGATGCGCCGAGCGCAATTGCTCGTCTCTATAAAATGGGTATTGAACCTTTTTTGCTTGCGTATGCAATCAATGTAATTGTTGCGCAACGGCTTATCAGGACGCTTTGTAAGTTTTGCAAACAGCCGATGGATAACAACGAAAAGAGCGATTTGCTGAAATTCGGTTTTACCGAAGAGGATATTGCCACATATAAATTCTATAAAGCAGTAGGATGCGATAAATGCAGTGGAGGCTACAAAGGACGTGCAGCTATACATGAAGCACTGTATTTTACAAAAGCAATCAAAGATATCATCCTTAATGCAGGTGAAAAAGTGGATGAAAACGCTGTCCGGGAACAAGCTTCGAAAGATGGCATGTGGACATTACGCCGATCTGGGATGGAGCGTATGAAAGAAGGAACAACGACACTTGAGGAAATTGTAGCGACTACTACGGAAGAAGATTAA
- a CDS encoding type II secretion system F family protein: MPEYRVDGITLGGKTVSGSITADNKGIAKTKAAELSREKKFKVTGIHERVSFIYRVKKGTDKPIDGEQKAFTSDEVRVALQKMGFNVIYVRKKLFGNKLHAAPMVDVISFVRVSTDLMRQKLPFNEVMSLLINDIPNPRLRDSIKEINAELKQGKDSEKVFMKQAPVIGKFTAQMLGLASKSGNMAEIYESAAKFMERNMEFKKNLRSALITPLITLFVLFLACLFYVYYIFPKTAEMFIKFHIELPPMTAATLKASDWLGEHVIILLIIFGVPTVVLMRFMGTERGKFLMDKYLIRIPVLGSMFHKTAIEIFCRVFYALYSGSGENIEIIRMAAEACGNRYMEHEIKTIAIPMMLERGKGLTEAFEASGVFTKTAISRFASGAETGTVKTTALQLAEYYEKETSYRMKNAIEVIQLAVSMIMMIVLTALTLVSSETALVKPKSPGERMLLPLYFMLP, encoded by the coding sequence ATGCCTGAATATCGAGTTGATGGTATAACCCTTGGGGGAAAAACAGTGTCCGGTTCTATTACTGCTGACAATAAGGGCATTGCCAAAACTAAAGCAGCAGAACTTTCACGTGAGAAAAAGTTTAAAGTGACTGGTATTCACGAACGCGTGTCATTCATCTACCGCGTGAAGAAGGGAACTGACAAACCGATTGATGGCGAGCAGAAGGCGTTTACTTCTGATGAAGTTCGAGTAGCGCTGCAGAAAATGGGATTTAATGTTATCTATGTCAGAAAGAAATTATTTGGGAATAAACTGCATGCCGCTCCAATGGTTGACGTTATCTCTTTTGTTAGAGTGAGTACAGACTTAATGAGGCAAAAACTTCCATTTAATGAAGTGATGTCATTGTTAATCAATGATATTCCTAATCCAAGATTGCGCGATTCAATTAAAGAAATCAATGCAGAACTAAAGCAAGGAAAAGACAGTGAAAAAGTGTTTATGAAACAAGCGCCGGTGATTGGCAAATTCACAGCGCAAATGCTTGGTCTCGCTTCAAAGAGCGGGAACATGGCAGAGATTTATGAAAGCGCCGCGAAATTTATGGAACGCAATATGGAATTTAAAAAAAATCTTCGAAGTGCTCTTATTACACCGCTGATTACGCTCTTTGTGTTGTTCTTAGCGTGCTTATTTTATGTTTATTATATTTTCCCCAAGACAGCAGAAATGTTTATTAAATTTCACATCGAACTTCCCCCTATGACGGCGGCGACTCTGAAAGCGAGCGACTGGCTAGGTGAACATGTAATCATCCTTTTAATTATATTCGGTGTGCCAACTGTTGTTTTAATGCGCTTCATGGGAACAGAAAGAGGGAAATTTTTAATGGACAAGTATTTGATCAGAATTCCAGTTTTAGGTTCTATGTTTCATAAAACTGCCATTGAAATATTTTGTCGTGTTTTTTATGCGCTCTATAGCGGATCAGGTGAAAATATTGAAATTATTCGTATGGCAGCGGAAGCGTGCGGCAATAGATATATGGAACATGAGATCAAGACGATTGCCATACCGATGATGCTGGAACGAGGAAAAGGTTTGACGGAAGCATTTGAAGCATCCGGAGTATTCACAAAAACAGCTATTTCTAGATTTGCGTCAGGTGCAGAAACAGGAACCGTAAAAACGACAGCTCTTCAACTGGCGGAGTATTATGAGAAAGAAACATCCTATAGGATGAAGAACGCAATTGAAGTTATTCAATTAGCTGTATCCATGATTATGATGATTGTACTAACAGCGTTAACCCTTGTTTCTTCAGAAACAGCATTGGTAAAGCCCAAAAGCCCGGGAGAGCGCATGCTCCTGCCATTGTATTTTATGCTTCCATAA